The nucleotide window AAATAAAGAGGAAAGATGTTTATATCAGTAATATAGTTAAATGTAGACCTCCAGGAAATCGTAATCCAAAGATTTCTGAAATGAAAAGTTGTCTTTGGTTTTTAGCTCAAGAGATAAAATTAATTCAACCAAAGATCATTGTACCATTAGGTTCAGTAGCAGTTAAGGGTTTATTAGATCCTGATGGTAAGATTACTAAATTACGAGGGAATTGGATTGAAAGAGAAGGATATTATTTTTTGCCTACCTTTCATCCAGCAGCTTTATTACGTAATGAACGGTGGAAAAAACCTGCTTGGCATGATTTTTTAAAGATAAAAAAAGCTTATGAACGTTACCTGGAATTAAAAGAAAAGGGAGAGTTATAGAGAAAATTTAATTTATCCTTGACAAAAAGAGATATAGATGATAGATTATTAGCTGTCGCCTCAAAACGGCTGACAAATTAATTCATTTTTCTCTTGACAAAAATCAAATTTGATGTTATTATATTTATTGTCGCTTGAA belongs to Sporohalobacter salinus and includes:
- a CDS encoding uracil-DNA glycosylase, producing the protein MLFHNMKNQLGLFMKKDEDKQRFNNLEEVREVAVECERCKLHKKCIQTVFGVGNPEAGLMFVGEGPGKREDEKGEPFVGKAGQLFNKILKAAEIKRKDVYISNIVKCRPPGNRNPKISEMKSCLWFLAQEIKLIQPKIIVPLGSVAVKGLLDPDGKITKLRGNWIEREGYYFLPTFHPAALLRNERWKKPAWHDFLKIKKAYERYLELKEKGEL